Part of the Blastocatellia bacterium genome, CGATGAGCGACCGTCGCGCCGACGTTGCCAGCGCCGACGATGGTGATCTTCTTTCGTGCCATAGTTCCTCCTGATGATGATCAAACACCCACCACGGGAGCGCGCTCGTCAGCGCGCTCGACCAGAGACATACTCCTCCCGAAAACATGCGCGAGCCGCCAGACGTGCCGCGGGCGTCTCCCGCTAGCCCATGTTCTCGATGATAGCCGTGGCGAACTCGCTCGTTTTCACCTGACGGGCGCCTTCCATGAGACGCGCCAGGTCGTAGGTGACGATCTTCTGCTCGATGGTCCGCTCGATGGCCGTCGTGATCAGCGAGGCCACTTCGCGCCATCCGATGTACTCGAACATCATCGCGCCTGCCAGGATGACGGCGCTCGGGTTGATCACATCCTTATCGGCGTACTTGGGCGCGGTGCCGTGCGTTGCCTCAAAGAGCGCGATGTAGTCGCCGATATTCGCGCCCGGCGCCATCCCCAATCCGCCGACTTGCGCCGCGCAAGCATCGCTCAGGTAATCCCCATTCAGATTGGGCGTCGCGATAACGGAGTATTCATCGGGGCGCGTCAATACTTGCTGGAACATCGAATCGGCGATGCGGTCGTTGATGAGGATCTTCCCCTCGGGAAGCCTCCCGTCGTACTTCTCCCACAACTCCTGTTCCGTGACCGTGAAGTCGCCGAACTCTTCTTTGGCCACCTGGTATCCCCAGTCGCGGAAGGCGCCTTCGGTGAACTTCATGATGTTGCCCTTGTGCATGAACGTGACGACCTTGCGTCCATTTTCGAGCGCGTATCGGATGGCCTTCCGGACCAGGCGCTTGGTCCCGAAGCTGGAGATCGGCTTGATGCCGATGCCGCTATCGGGGCGCACCGAGTAGCCGAGGCTCCGAAGGAATTCGATCGTCTTCTGCGCCTGCTCCGTTCCCTGTTGGAACTCAATGCCAGCGTAGACGTCCTCGGTATTCTCGCGGAAGATGACGACGTCGAGCTTCTCCGGATGCTTCACGGGGGAGGGGACACCTTTGTACCAGCGAACTGGGCGCACGCACGCGTAGAGATCGAGGACCTGCCGCAGCGTGACGTTCAGCGAGCGAATGCCGCCCCCAACGGGCGTCGTCAGCGGCCCCTTGATGGCGACGGTGAACTCGCGAATCGCCTCGACCGTATCTCGGGGAAGCCACTCGCCAAACTTGGCGTAGGCCTTCTCACCAGCGAAGATCTCGTACCAGACGACCTGCCGCTCTCCGCGATAGGCCTTTTCGACGGCGGCATTGAAAACGCGCGAAGCCGCTCGCCAGATGTCGCGGCCCGTTCCATCCCCTTCGATGAAGGGAATGATCGGGCGGTTGGGAACGACGAGCTGTCCGTCTCGGATTTCGATCTTCTCGCCCTCAGCGGGCACGGGGATATTATTGAATGAAAGCATGGCGTCCTCCTGAATGCCAAAGACTGCTCGCTCGTTCAAAGCACACGAGCGTAACCAAGCATAACAAGGAGAGGCGAAAAGCGTCAACGCGCATCTTGACAAAAAGCCGATCATGTCGCATCCTTGCTCCCGTCTCCGACTTGCCGTAGAATAAGCGCGAGAAGCGGGTCAGGAAAGGCCGGTCACCGGAGGTGCTTTTTCCGACCTGCCCGTCGGAGCAAAGGGATGCGAGGATATCATAATCGGGAGGGGGGAATGAGAAAGGTCGCAACCCTTGCGGCGTCACTCCTCTGCGTCATGCTCATCGCCGGGATGGGGCGGATCGTCTGGGGAGCGCAAGCGCAACCACAGTACACGCGCGAGGAAGCAGAGGCCTACAATGCGCTCTATCAGGCGTTCGCGGCGGGGAAGCTGGAGGAAGCCGTTCAGGCGGGGGAGGCGTTCTTGGCGAAATTCCCCAATAGCGTCTTGGCGCCGCGTGCCAGGCCCATCCTCGTTCTCGCCTACGCGCAGACCAATCGTTTCGAGAAGGCCTTCAATGTGGGGCGCGAGGTCTTGAGTGCTGATCCCAACAACTTCAGCATCCTTTATGTCTTGGCGCTGGCTGCGGCGACGGCCTCCAAAGGACGGGACACGCGTTTTGATGCGGATGGCTTGACCTATGCCACGCGCGCATTGGAACTGGCTTCTGCGGGGAACGCTCCACCGGGCTTTGCCCCTCAGATTTGGGAGCAGCAGAAGAATAAGGTTCTTGGGGCATTGCATCAGGCGGCGGGTCTGTTCCTCTACAACAAGGCCGACTATGATCCGGCGATCGAGCATCTGAAGAAGTCGGCGGAGTTAGATCCGAGCGATCCGGTGACCTTCTACCTCATCGGCGAGGCGCTCAAGCTCGGTAAGTATGCCAAGCTGCGAGAGAACTACGATAAGCTCACGCCGGAGGAGAAAGTCGCCGAAGCAGGCAAGCAACTGCTGCAACAGGTGGACGAGGTGGTGGATCAGATGATCGAGATGTACGCCCGCACGGTCGCCATCTCCGAGACCAATGCGAGCTTTCAAGCGCTCAATCAGGAAGCGCGCAAGCTCTTAGAGAGCTTCTACCGCTATCGGCATAACGACACCACCGAGGGCATGGAGGAGTTGATCAAGAAATTCAAGCCGTCGGCCCAGGCCTCAACGGGATCATCGTGAGCGGGATGCCGACCGAGGCGCGAGACCTCAGCGAATTGGAGCGCAAAATCGGATACACCTTTCGGCGCCGGGAACTCCTGAACCGGGCGCTCACGCATCGTTCCTATGCGCATGAGATCAGGGCGATGGGTTTGGCGGATAATGAGGCGTTGGAGTTCCTCGGCGATGCGGTCCTGGGGTTCATCGTGAGCGCGTGGTTGTTCGAGTTGTTCCCAGCCCTACCGGAAGGAAAGCTCGCGAAGATGAAGGCGTTTTTGGTGAGCGCGGAGAACTTGCAAGTGCACGCGCGAAATCTGCAGCTTGGGGAATACTTGCGGTTGAATCGCGGTGAGGAGAAGACCGGCGGGCGCACCAAGCGCACGCTCCTAGTGGATGCATATGAGGCCTTGATCGCGGCGCTCTATCTGGATGGAGGGATCGAGGTAGCGGAGGCATTCGTGCGCCGGCAGTTTCAGGATATCGTCTGCAGGTTGGATCCGGAGAGCGTGCAGTGGAGCGATTACAAGACGACGCTGCAGGAACAGTTGCAGGCGCGCGGTCTGCCGCCACCGGTTTACGAAGTGATTGGAGTCGAAGGGCCAGCACATGCCCGGCGCTTCCAGGTGAGCCTTCGCATCGGGGAGCGAGTGGTCGCAACAGGCGAAGGGCCGACCATCAAAGCCGCGCATCAACATGCGGCTCGCGTGGCGCTGGGCCAGTTGGAGCAGCTTCTGGAGATTCCTGCGAGCGAGGCGACTCCATGATGGACCGATGGGATGCACCTCCGTCCGAGCTCTCCTCCCCTTCGGAGTCGGCAGAAGTGACGGAGAGACCGAAATCCACCTTGCGGGAATACTTCGAGTCGGCCGTCGTCACTGTGATCATGGCCTTGTTCGGTATGACGTTCGTGGTCCAAGCCGTGAAGGTGCCCACCGGCTCGATGCAGAACAACATCCTCATCGGCGATCATCTTCTGGTGAACAAATTCCTCTTCGCCGAGAGGCGCGAGGGGATCTTCTGGCGGCTCTTCCCCTATCGGGAAGTTCGTCGGGGAGACGTGGTCGTCTTCAAATACCCGCAGAATCCCGAAGTCAATTACGTCAAGCGCGTTGTCGGATTGCCCGGGGAGACGATTGAGATTCGAGGGACGCGCGTCTTCATCAATGGGCGCGAGCTTCCGGAGCAGCGTCTGTACGTGCAAAATCCCAGGTTCGATGCCGAGGATTCCGCTTTGCAGATCGTTCGGGAGGAACCCCCGCCCGAAGGGGCACAGTATCGCGTCTACTGGGAGTCATATCACGCCGAGCGTGAAGATGCGGAGTTCCCCTCTGGGGGGCGATATGCCGTCGGGCGCCCTTTCTTCATCCCCGAGCGGGCGTACTTCGTCATGGGGGATAATCGCGACGATAGTGAGGACAGTCGGTTCTGGGGGACCGTCCCGCGCGAGTATGTCGTCGGGCGCGCCCTTGTTGTGTACTGGTCATATGACGAACGCGCGGCGGCTGCGCACGGAGGGAATCTCCTGCTGAGGATTTTGCGACATGCGCGGTGGAAACGAGTGGGGACGCTCATCCGCTGAGGAGAGAAGAGCGGGCTCCTTGAGCGAGGGCGTTTGACGCGGGGAGAGAATCCTCGGTTGACGAATGGTTCCGCTTCGCCTAAAATGCTGAGCGCGTTTTCGCCGGGCTCACACGTCTGATCGAGCGAGCACGCGGCACGTGAGGAAGTATGAGCGCAGCGAGAGCATGGTGGCAAGTGGGGGTGAGCTTGGCGATGGGATTGGGCCTACTGCTTCCGGTCCCGGCTCAACAACGCCCGCTTGTGACGGAACGAGTGGCCACTGTGCCCGAGGGCGAGCTGCGGATAGATCTCGGATTCGAGTTCGCCCAGACACAACGGTTTCCCCTCTCTGGATTGCGTGGCGATCTCTCGCGTATGGGCGTCCTAGGGCTGTCGCTTGGCGTGGCCCCGCGCGTGGAACTCCAACTTCGCGGGACGATTCAGAATTATCTGAGCATTGACGAGCGACGCGGGGGCGCGATTTCGCTTCGGCTGCCGACCCTCGAGAGCACGCACGATGTGGGAGATTTCAGCCTTTGGACGAAAGTTCAATTGCGCGCGGCCGAAGGGCGGTGGCCGGCGCTCGGCGTGCGCGTAGGGGTCGAGCTGCCGAATTCCGATCAAGCGCGGGGGATTGGGACGAACCAAACGAATTTCTTCGCCGCCGTGCTGGCCGAGAAGCAATGGGGAGACTTCGATCTCTTCGGCCACATTGGAGTAGGCATCTTGCCGGCTCCGATCGAACCCTTTGTGCAAAACGATGTATTGCTCTATGGCTTGGCGGGTGTCTATGAGCTGAATGCACGAACGCATCTCGTCGCTGAAGTGAGCGGATGGGAGAACACGCGTCGTCGAGCCCCTTTGGGGACGGAATCGCGGGGACAAATGCGCATCGGCTTGCAACTCCGCACGGGACGCCTGTGGTGGGACCTGGCCGGCGTGCGAGGCGTGCATGCCATTGATCCTCGAAGCGGGATCATCTTCGGAGTGAGCACAACGGTACCACTATGGAAACGGTGAGGAGTCCCATTCGATTCGGTACTTCGGGATGGCGGGCCATCATGGCCGAGGACTTCACGATAGAGAACGTGCGCGCGGTTGTGCGCGCCATCGCGCGCTATGTGAAGCGTCGGCAGGAAGAGGCCACACTCATCGTCGGCTATGATACGCGATTCCTGGCGGAGACGTTCGCGCGCGAGAGCGCGCGCGTCTTGGCTGAGGAAGGGGTGGATGTTTTGCTGTGCTCGGAGCCGGTGCCGACGCCGGTCGTCGCGTATGCCATCGTGGCCGAGCGCGCGCAAGGTGGAGTCAACATCACGGCCAGCCATAATCCGCCCGAGTATCAGGGGATCAAGTTCTCGACGGCCGATGGAGCTCCGGCACTCCCCGAGGTCACGCGGGAGATCGAACAGGAGATCGAACGAATCCGTCGGGCGGAGGGCCACCAGGGATCGTCCGGCCGACGGCTCGGGCACATTCGCGCGTATGATCCGCGCGAAGGGTATTTGCGAGATCTCGCGAGGAAGGTGGACGTGCAGACGATCGAGCGAGCCCGCTTGCGCGTAGCTGTGGATCCGCTGTGGGGAACGGCGCGGGGGTATTTGGATCGTTTCTTGCGGGAGGCTGGCTGCGACGTTCATGTCCTGCACGACCATCGCGACGTGCTCTTTGGCGGGGGCGCTCCGGAGCCTTCGGCCGAGCGCTTGCGGACGCTTCGCGAGATCGTCGCCGCCGGCGGCTTCGACCTCGGCGTGGCCACTGATGGGGATGCTGACCGATTCGGCATCGTGGATCGAGGCGGCGTCTTCGTGACGCCCAATCAGATTTTGGCGCTTTTGTTTGACTACTTGTGTGAGACGCGCTCGTGGGAAGGGGGAGTAGCCCGGAGCGTCGCGACTTCGCATCAAGTGGATCGCGTAGCGCGACGTCGGGGGCGCCCGGTGTACGAGACTCCCGTCGGCTTCAAATACATCGGCGAATTGCTCAAGGCCGGGAAGATCATCCTCGGCGGCGAGGAGAGCGCGGGACTCTCGATCCGCGGCCATTATCCGGAGAAGGATGGGATCTTGGCGGCGCTCTTGGTCGTGGAGATCGTCGCGCGTACGGGCGCGAGCGTGAGCGAGGGGTTGGAACATCTTTACGCACAGGATGGACGGCTCTGGAGCGAGCGTATCGAGATCGCGCTGACCGAAGAGGGACGCCAACGCTTACAGCAGAAGCTTCAGGCCGATCCGCCCGCTGATCTCTTTGGACGTCGTCTCATTGAGGTGAATCGCGCGGATGGGCTGAAGCTGCTCTTCGACGACGGCTCATGGCTGCTACTGCGACTCTCGGGCACAGAGCCTGTGGCGCGGTGCTACGCGGAAGCGACATCGGAAGCGGATCTGGAGGTGCTGCTTGAACAAGGGCGAATCTTTGCGCTCCAATGAAGATCGGCGCGCGCGCGAGAGTCCGACGCGGGTGGGACCGATCATCGGCGTGCTGGTCATACTCGCGGGGATCGGCGTGGGGTGTGGGATGATCCTGGTGCGGGCGCACCGAGAATATCGAGCCGCGCAAATGGAATACCAACGGCTGGAGGCGGAGGTGCAACAACTCCGCCTGGAGACGGAACGGCTCATGGAGGAGATCCACGCGCTCAAGACGGATCCTGAAGTCATCGAGCGGATCGCGCGCGAGGAGCTGCACATGATCCGTCCTGATGAAATGGTGCTCTCTTTCCCCGAGGCATCAAAGCGATAAAGGGGCTCTCATACGGCCTTATTCTTTCCGGGGAGAGAGGGTATGACGATCGCGGAAGAGAACCTGAATCCGTTTGCTGTCGCCCTGGCGCAATTCGATCGTGCGGCAGCATATCTCGATTTGGACGATGGATTGCACGAGCTGCTCAAGACGCCTAAGCGGCAATTGGTCGTCTCCATTCCCGTCAAGATGGATGATGGCAGCCTGCGTGTCTTCGAGGGGTATCGGGTCCAACACAACGTGGCGCGCGGGCCGGGCAAAGGAGGGATTCGGTATCATCCCGACGTGACGCTCGACGAAGTGAAAGCGCTGGCCATGTGGATGACGTGGAAGTGCGCGACGGTGAATCTTCCTTACGGTGGCGCTAAAGGGGGAGTGCGAGTCAACCCGAGGGAACTCTCGCAGGGAGAGCTGGAACGATTGACACGTCGCTATGCGACCGAGATCGCCCCACTCATCGGTCCGGAGCGTGACATCCCAGCTCCCGATGTCTATACGGACGCGCAGACGATGGCCTGGATCATGGACACGATCAGCATGTTCAAAGGGTACACAGAGCTAGGCGTGGTCACGGGCAAGCCGATCGAATTGGGCGGCTCCCATGGGCGACAAGAAGCCACAGCGCGCGGTTGTCAATTCGTCATCCGCGAGGCTTGTCGTACGCTCGGCCTCGCCTTGGAGGGCGCGACCGTGGTCATCCAGGGTTTTGGGAACGCGGGCAGCAACGTCGCCCGATTCCTTCATCAGGATGGGGCGCGCATCATTGCGGTGAGCGATTCGAAGGGAGGCATCTATAACCCCCGCGGCATTGATCCTGAAGCCGCTCTGCAACATAAGGCGCGAACGGGGGCCTTGAACGGATTGCCCGATACGGAGACGGTCACCAATGAAGAGTTGCTCGAGCTGCCCTGCGACATCCTCATTCCGGCGGCATTAGAGAATCAGATCACGCGACACAACGCTGATCGCATTCGCGCGCGCCTCATCGCCGAGGCGGCCAATGGGCCGACGACGCCGGCGGCCGATGACATCCTCTTCGAGCGCGGGATCACGGTCATCCCGGACATCCTGGCCAGTGCCGGTGGCGTCTCAGTCTCCTATTTCGAGTGGGTGCAAGATCAATACGGGTTCTTCTGGCCGGAAGATGAGGTCCTCCGCCATCTGGAGCGGATCATGACGAACGCCTTTCACGAAGTTCGCGCGGCGGCCGAGCGCTATGGCGTTGATCTGCGGCGCGGCGCCTACATTCTGGCCATCGGGCGAGTGGCTGAAGCGACGCGCGTACGGGGGATCTTCCCGTGATGAGAATCGCCCTCCCCCCCGCTGGCGGCCAGGGCCTTGGCGCTCCATTCGAGAACCGGTTGGTTGACATGGCTGGGAGGGGAACGGTAGCATTGTGGTTTTGGTGGAACTTGTGAGCGTCACCCTTCGTAAGAGGGGGTGGTCACATCGGGAGAAGAGGAAATGGCATCGAGTCGGAAAAAGAAGCTTTTGATCGCTCTCATTCTCATCGTGACTTTGGGGGCAGTCGTCGGCATCAGTGTCACTCGAGGCCGAACGGATGTCCCCGTCGTCCAGGTCGAGAAAGTGACCCGTCGGCCTGTGTTGGAATCGAAGGTCACAGCTAATGGAGAGGTCCGCCCGCGAAATTTCGTGAACATGACGTCGGAAGTCCCTGGTCGCGTCATTGAGATCTACGTGAAGGAAGGAGATTGGGTGAAGGCGGGGACGCCCCTGTTGAAGATTGATCCGACGCAGATCTCCTCGGAGGCGGAAAGCAGCCAGGCCAACCTCCAAGCCGCGCGGGCAGAGGTGCAAAATGCTCAGGTGCAGGTGGATGCCGCGCGAAATAACGTCCTGAATGTGCAGGCGAGCCTGGCCGCCGCAAAATATGAGCTGGAGCGAGCGAAAGCCGATCTCACCTTCGCTGAAGAGGAGTTCCGCCGCCGGGAGCAGCTCTTGGAGCAAGGGGTCATCTCTCGGGCCGAGTACGATCGGGCGCGCGCTTCCTATCGCGGCGCGCAAGCCCTGGTCGAAGCCCAACAGCAGCGCGTGCAACAGTTGGAGGCGCAATTGCGCGATGCGCAGATTCGAGTCCGTCAAGCGCAGGCGCAACTCCAGAGCGCGCGCGCTCGTGTCGCGCAAATTCAAGCCAACTATAGGAGCGCGCTCGATCGCCTCGCCAAGACTGTGCAGAAGGCGCCCATTGATGGCGTCATCGCTAATCTCCCCGTGCGCATCGGCCAATATGTGCTCGCGAGCTTCAGCACCACCCCCCTGCTGACCATCGCCGACATGTCGGAGATCAACGTCGAGGTCCAAGTGGACGAGACCGACATCGCGCGCGTGCGCGCTGGGCAAAAAGCGCGCATCCGCGTGGACGCGCTCGGGGATCAGGAGCTGGAGGGTGAGGTCTCTGAGGTCGGTCGCGCGGCGCTCGTTCGCGGCGGACAAGCGCTTCCCGAGCTAACGCCGTCGGGACAGGAAGCGAAGGATTTCAAGGTGGTCATCAAGTTGATCAATCTGACGCCGGATATCCGCGATCGGCTGCGCCCGGGCATGTCGGCGACGGCGACGATCACCACCGACATGCGCGAGAATGTGATCGCCGTCCCTGCTGCGGCCCTCGTGGAACGGGACGCGGAGGAGGTCGGGAGCCAGGCGGTTTCGGCCGATGGGCAGAAGAAGCGGCTTCAGGGCGTCTTCATCGTGCAGGACCATCGCGCCGTTTTCCGGCCGGTCGAGACGGGCATCTCCGGAGAGATGGAGATCGAAATCGTGAGCGGGCTCGAAGAAGGGATGGAGGTGATTGTGGGCCCGTATCGAGAGCTGCGCACGTTGAAAAATAACGCTATCGTCAAGAAGGAGTACGTCCAGAATCGGTAGACCTTCGGCCACCTGAGGGAGCACGATGAACCGATCGAGCACGATGCCCGAGCTGAAACCAGAGACTGAGGTCTTCGCCTCGCGTCCTCCCTCCACCAATGGGTTGATCCGCATGGAGAACGTCTGGCGCACGTACAAGATGGGGCAGGAGGAAGTGCACGCTTTGCGCGGGATCAACTTGATCATCCAGCCCAATGAGTACGTGGCCATCATCGGGCCCTCTGGCTCCGGGAAGTCCACATTGATGAACATCATCGGCTGTCTGGATACACCGACGGCGGGCCGCTATTGGCTCAACGGCCGGCTCGTCAGCGAGATGGACGATGATGAGTTGGCCTATATTCGGAATCGAGAGATTGGGTTCGTCTTCCAATTGTTCAATCTTCTGCCGCGGGCGACGGCGCTGCATAACGTCGAGTTGCCACTGATCTACGCGGGCGTTCCGGCCAAGGAGCGCTTGGAGCGCGCGCGCCAAGTCTTGGAGATGGTGGATCTGGGAGATCGCATGCATCATCGGCCCAACGAGCTTTCGGGCGGACAGCGGCAACGGGTCGCTATCGCGCGCGCTTTGGTGAATCAGCCCTCGATCCTACTGGCCGATGAACCCACTGGGGCCCTCGACTCCAAGACCGGTGCTGAGATCATGGCACTCTTCGATCGCCTCCACGCCCAAGGGAATACGATCATCATCGTTACCCACGAACCGGAAGTCGCTGCGCACGCGCATCGCATCATCCATATCCGCGATGGGCGCATCGAGCGCGAAGAATGGCGGTGATCCCGCCTCATTGATTTGCAAAGGGGCATAAATTTTCCCGGTTGACAGATAAGGCCCCTTTATGCTATCTAATGGCGCTGCCGTGAAGAAGCCGAAGCGCCGGTTGTGGTCTTTTTTTCTGCGGGAAGGAGTGAAGCTTATGTTGGAGCGGAAGATATGAGACGACGGATTGTCAGCGGACTGATCGTGCTGCAACTCGGTCTCCCTTCGGTCCTCATGGCGCAAGCTCCTGCGACGCCACTCCGGCATGGAGTGGAGGAGGCGTCCCAGCCGCTCGTGGAGCAAAAGGAGCCTGTGTCCTCTTCGGAAGCTTCGCTTCGTGCCCTCATTCAACGAGCTGAGACCTTTTTCCAGCGAGGGGAGACGGCTTATCGTCAGGGGGATTTCATGCGCGCGCGCGAGGAATTCGACCGCGCCGTGGATGCGATCCTCGAAGCGCGGGTGAACGTCGCCGCGCATCCGCAGCTTTTGGCCTATTATCGTTCGCTGATCGAGCGCATTCATGCCTATCAACTCGAAGCGGCCATGCAAGGCCTGGAGCTTCGGCAGCAGTATGAGCCCTCGTTGTTGGAGGAATTGG contains:
- the icd gene encoding isocitrate dehydrogenase (NADP(+)) is translated as MLSFNNIPVPAEGEKIEIRDGQLVVPNRPIIPFIEGDGTGRDIWRAASRVFNAAVEKAYRGERQVVWYEIFAGEKAYAKFGEWLPRDTVEAIREFTVAIKGPLTTPVGGGIRSLNVTLRQVLDLYACVRPVRWYKGVPSPVKHPEKLDVVIFRENTEDVYAGIEFQQGTEQAQKTIEFLRSLGYSVRPDSGIGIKPISSFGTKRLVRKAIRYALENGRKVVTFMHKGNIMKFTEGAFRDWGYQVAKEEFGDFTVTEQELWEKYDGRLPEGKILINDRIADSMFQQVLTRPDEYSVIATPNLNGDYLSDACAAQVGGLGMAPGANIGDYIALFEATHGTAPKYADKDVINPSAVILAGAMMFEYIGWREVASLITTAIERTIEQKIVTYDLARLMEGARQVKTSEFATAIIENMG
- the rnc gene encoding ribonuclease III; translation: MPTEARDLSELERKIGYTFRRRELLNRALTHRSYAHEIRAMGLADNEALEFLGDAVLGFIVSAWLFELFPALPEGKLAKMKAFLVSAENLQVHARNLQLGEYLRLNRGEEKTGGRTKRTLLVDAYEALIAALYLDGGIEVAEAFVRRQFQDIVCRLDPESVQWSDYKTTLQEQLQARGLPPPVYEVIGVEGPAHARRFQVSLRIGERVVATGEGPTIKAAHQHAARVALGQLEQLLEIPASEATP
- the lepB gene encoding signal peptidase I, whose translation is MMDRWDAPPSELSSPSESAEVTERPKSTLREYFESAVVTVIMALFGMTFVVQAVKVPTGSMQNNILIGDHLLVNKFLFAERREGIFWRLFPYREVRRGDVVVFKYPQNPEVNYVKRVVGLPGETIEIRGTRVFINGRELPEQRLYVQNPRFDAEDSALQIVREEPPPEGAQYRVYWESYHAEREDAEFPSGGRYAVGRPFFIPERAYFVMGDNRDDSEDSRFWGTVPREYVVGRALVVYWSYDERAAAAHGGNLLLRILRHARWKRVGTLIR
- a CDS encoding phosphoglucomutase/phosphomannomutase family protein, which translates into the protein METVRSPIRFGTSGWRAIMAEDFTIENVRAVVRAIARYVKRRQEEATLIVGYDTRFLAETFARESARVLAEEGVDVLLCSEPVPTPVVAYAIVAERAQGGVNITASHNPPEYQGIKFSTADGAPALPEVTREIEQEIERIRRAEGHQGSSGRRLGHIRAYDPREGYLRDLARKVDVQTIERARLRVAVDPLWGTARGYLDRFLREAGCDVHVLHDHRDVLFGGGAPEPSAERLRTLREIVAAGGFDLGVATDGDADRFGIVDRGGVFVTPNQILALLFDYLCETRSWEGGVARSVATSHQVDRVARRRGRPVYETPVGFKYIGELLKAGKIILGGEESAGLSIRGHYPEKDGILAALLVVEIVARTGASVSEGLEHLYAQDGRLWSERIEIALTEEGRQRLQQKLQADPPADLFGRRLIEVNRADGLKLLFDDGSWLLLRLSGTEPVARCYAEATSEADLEVLLEQGRIFALQ
- a CDS encoding septum formation initiator family protein — its product is MNKGESLRSNEDRRARESPTRVGPIIGVLVILAGIGVGCGMILVRAHREYRAAQMEYQRLEAEVQQLRLETERLMEEIHALKTDPEVIERIAREELHMIRPDEMVLSFPEASKR
- a CDS encoding Glu/Leu/Phe/Val dehydrogenase, whose protein sequence is MTIAEENLNPFAVALAQFDRAAAYLDLDDGLHELLKTPKRQLVVSIPVKMDDGSLRVFEGYRVQHNVARGPGKGGIRYHPDVTLDEVKALAMWMTWKCATVNLPYGGAKGGVRVNPRELSQGELERLTRRYATEIAPLIGPERDIPAPDVYTDAQTMAWIMDTISMFKGYTELGVVTGKPIELGGSHGRQEATARGCQFVIREACRTLGLALEGATVVIQGFGNAGSNVARFLHQDGARIIAVSDSKGGIYNPRGIDPEAALQHKARTGALNGLPDTETVTNEELLELPCDILIPAALENQITRHNADRIRARLIAEAANGPTTPAADDILFERGITVIPDILASAGGVSVSYFEWVQDQYGFFWPEDEVLRHLERIMTNAFHEVRAAAERYGVDLRRGAYILAIGRVAEATRVRGIFP
- a CDS encoding efflux RND transporter periplasmic adaptor subunit, with the protein product MASSRKKKLLIALILIVTLGAVVGISVTRGRTDVPVVQVEKVTRRPVLESKVTANGEVRPRNFVNMTSEVPGRVIEIYVKEGDWVKAGTPLLKIDPTQISSEAESSQANLQAARAEVQNAQVQVDAARNNVLNVQASLAAAKYELERAKADLTFAEEEFRRREQLLEQGVISRAEYDRARASYRGAQALVEAQQQRVQQLEAQLRDAQIRVRQAQAQLQSARARVAQIQANYRSALDRLAKTVQKAPIDGVIANLPVRIGQYVLASFSTTPLLTIADMSEINVEVQVDETDIARVRAGQKARIRVDALGDQELEGEVSEVGRAALVRGGQALPELTPSGQEAKDFKVVIKLINLTPDIRDRLRPGMSATATITTDMRENVIAVPAAALVERDAEEVGSQAVSADGQKKRLQGVFIVQDHRAVFRPVETGISGEMEIEIVSGLEEGMEVIVGPYRELRTLKNNAIVKKEYVQNR
- a CDS encoding ABC transporter ATP-binding protein, whose amino-acid sequence is MIRMENVWRTYKMGQEEVHALRGINLIIQPNEYVAIIGPSGSGKSTLMNIIGCLDTPTAGRYWLNGRLVSEMDDDELAYIRNREIGFVFQLFNLLPRATALHNVELPLIYAGVPAKERLERARQVLEMVDLGDRMHHRPNELSGGQRQRVAIARALVNQPSILLADEPTGALDSKTGAEIMALFDRLHAQGNTIIIVTHEPEVAAHAHRIIHIRDGRIEREEWR